One window of Argonema galeatum A003/A1 genomic DNA carries:
- a CDS encoding tetratricopeptide repeat protein: protein MNSRWKWYFPLVLSLVLATAERGTASNAATAGLIVETEGKVLLKRQGWLDYCPTFVGTQLYPGDELLAESGATVTVLCADLTPLKLSSGETWYLADSNPPENPQPRGGRKVPPRGDINPLIPYIISPRSTFLVTEKPTLRWNGVPGATRYKVSVMSDEDVLWEEESTATEIVYPGEPPLELGVDYLLIVNTDTGASSCEENLPSLGFSLLDETKATLVRYSVERLTNLNLASEALALALAHLYIGYELKAEAQETLEVLVKQGNQTAAVYSTLGALYEDVGLSRLALTRYSRAAELSVAVGDLEGQAVAAAGLGEVYQTIGNIEAAKHWLTQARDKFAALGDTERMKELENWLN from the coding sequence ATGAACTCCCGATGGAAATGGTATTTTCCTCTAGTCCTCAGTCTAGTCTTGGCAACAGCAGAACGGGGAACAGCTAGCAATGCTGCCACAGCCGGATTGATTGTCGAAACTGAGGGTAAAGTGCTGCTCAAGCGTCAGGGATGGCTGGATTACTGCCCCACATTTGTTGGGACTCAGCTTTATCCCGGCGACGAACTGCTAGCGGAGTCGGGAGCAACAGTAACCGTTCTCTGTGCCGATCTAACTCCTTTAAAATTATCCTCTGGTGAAACATGGTACTTAGCCGATAGCAATCCGCCAGAAAATCCGCAGCCCAGAGGTGGTCGTAAAGTCCCGCCGAGAGGCGATATTAACCCGCTGATTCCTTATATTATCAGCCCCCGCAGCACTTTCCTAGTTACTGAAAAACCTACCTTGCGTTGGAATGGGGTGCCTGGTGCTACCCGTTACAAAGTAAGCGTCATGAGTGACGAAGATGTGCTTTGGGAGGAGGAAAGTACTGCAACTGAGATTGTTTATCCGGGTGAGCCACCCTTGGAATTGGGAGTTGATTATTTATTGATTGTCAATACTGATACAGGTGCATCCTCTTGTGAGGAAAATTTGCCGTCTCTGGGATTTAGCTTACTCGATGAAACCAAAGCAACTCTTGTGCGCTATTCAGTAGAGCGACTAACTAACTTGAATTTAGCTTCCGAAGCTCTAGCCCTTGCTTTAGCGCATCTCTATATTGGATATGAATTAAAGGCGGAGGCGCAAGAGACGTTAGAGGTTTTGGTGAAGCAGGGAAATCAAACAGCAGCAGTTTACTCTACGCTGGGCGCACTCTACGAGGATGTGGGACTGAGCAGACTGGCATTGACTCGCTATTCTAGAGCAGCAGAACTTTCGGTAGCGGTTGGGGATTTAGAAGGGCAAGCTGTGGCTGCTGCGGGTTTGGGAGAAGTTTATCAGACTATTGGGAACATTGAAGCTGCAAAACACTGGTTAACTCAAGCGCGAGACAAGTTTGCAGCTTTGGGGGATACAGAACGGATGAAGGAATTAGAGAACTGGCTTAATTAA
- a CDS encoding CHAT domain-containing protein: MQSWIKRKTSHREIFSYNKDLFRVPVISPESTFVLTDKPRLRWCPVPRATRYVVSVVSGEDIIWQTEVNNTEVIYAGEAPLEVGFHYSVIVEADAPYYYEQIFELSPSDETLYIYKLVSGLLSKTSFLERGFRLLDENKCQLVASAAERVINLELTDEKKALALAKLYLKNGLRAEAIETLEGLIGCSGAETIETLKVSIEQGSQTAAIYLALADLYSTIAIFPLTVCYCYSKAHEVASAQHDVENQTAAKLGFTLFGAFLDFVLINKRYGQYQQLHEALRLCETLGDTQRVRKAKFKIRHLQKYAPQVGYAPFLRIETINWPDDPVKTKPIKQPEKLNINSIGAKFFGLVLEISNKANYFNSKTVVKHLWKKLHIKIELLYFEIVHLWEKLYIRANSSQPKRYKQALKVYRETVRTVQKIWKRKNPRRKVKTLNDMGMVCQKIGQYEQALGYYQRALEIAQESEDRTSVAETFNNIGVFYQKLGQYQQALEFYQQALTLQLEIGDRNGEASTLNNIGVAYESIGDYQQTLEYYRQALAILPDFSVRKKKDVMLNNIGAVYQKLGQHERALGFYQQALLIRQENGQGTEKGTFYNNIGVVQQELEQHHQALQSYQQALVIEQEIGDRAGEGTALNNIGEIYRIWEQYEKALEYYRQSLAIQQEINNRAGEQLTLANIALVYESQGDTAVAISFYQQAISVTESIQRELKIEELKASFASQQINTYEKLIILLRTESRFQEVFNYIERSRARAFLDQLANGPINFRIGANAKVLQKEERLKAQMASLHIKLANLLKQERSLQHQISSLRSALVKLRSPLNNSLDTEAIVEVQKQLSDREKEYTKLLTQLKLQNPEIASLVSTDVATLDEIQSLLDPDTTLIEYFVTENFTLAFIIKSQGFGCIGFNVNRQDLTKKIDAFRRFPNLNNPYPKNLQQLYEWLITPLKPHLNTSHLAIVPHGILHYLPFAALTDGQRYLCDDYSIVTLPSASVLRFLPSKRKPSTGKVLALGNPSTTEPLPALHYAEQEVNTITQLYGTQPLVGADATETAIFSQAASAEILHIAAHGKYNSHNPLFSTLYLAPDDRHDGRLEVHDIYGLDLTSATNLVVLSACQTQLGELSKGDEVVGLNRAFLYAGTPSVMASLWSVDDKVTGLLMERFYTHLRSGMTKAIALRQAQMDIRAEYPHPYYWAAFVLVGDGGSMNNNQ; this comes from the coding sequence ATGCAAAGTTGGATAAAGAGGAAAACTTCCCACCGCGAAATTTTTTCCTATAACAAAGATTTATTTAGAGTTCCCGTGATCAGCCCCGAATCCACTTTCGTACTAACTGACAAGCCGAGGCTACGCTGGTGTCCTGTACCCCGTGCTACCCGTTATGTAGTAAGTGTTGTAAGTGGCGAAGATATAATCTGGCAAACTGAGGTGAACAATACTGAAGTGATTTACGCTGGTGAAGCACCCTTGGAGGTCGGATTTCACTACTCAGTGATTGTTGAAGCTGACGCCCCATATTATTATGAACAGATTTTTGAACTTTCCCCCTCGGATGAAACCTTATATATTTATAAATTGGTTTCTGGTCTCTTATCTAAGACAAGCTTTCTTGAAAGGGGATTTCGGCTGCTTGATGAAAATAAATGCCAGTTGGTAGCATCAGCTGCCGAACGAGTTATTAACCTAGAATTAACTGATGAGAAGAAAGCCCTCGCGCTAGCAAAGCTTTACCTAAAAAATGGTTTGAGAGCCGAGGCAATAGAGACACTGGAAGGTTTGATAGGTTGTAGCGGCGCTGAAACGATAGAAACTCTAAAAGTTTCGATAGAACAAGGAAGCCAAACAGCAGCTATTTACCTCGCACTAGCAGATCTATATAGCACCATAGCGATATTTCCATTGACTGTCTGTTACTGCTATTCTAAAGCACACGAAGTGGCGTCTGCTCAGCACGATGTAGAAAACCAAACAGCAGCTAAATTAGGGTTTACTTTATTTGGTGCGTTCCTAGACTTTGTTCTAATCAACAAACGTTACGGACAATATCAGCAGCTACATGAAGCTCTCCGTCTCTGTGAAACTTTGGGGGATACGCAACGAGTCAGGAAAGCCAAATTTAAGATTAGACATCTCCAAAAATATGCTCCGCAGGTTGGGTATGCACCCTTCCTAAGAATAGAGACTATAAATTGGCCGGATGACCCAGTAAAAACGAAACCTATTAAACAGCCAGAGAAATTAAATATTAACTCAATCGGAGCAAAGTTTTTTGGGTTAGTTTTGGAAATATCTAATAAAGCTAATTATTTTAACTCCAAGACGGTGGTTAAGCATTTATGGAAAAAACTTCATATTAAAATAGAATTATTATATTTCGAGATAGTACATTTATGGGAAAAACTCTATATTAGAGCCAATTCATCGCAACCAAAACGATACAAGCAGGCGCTAAAAGTTTACCGGGAGACAGTGAGAACAGTACAAAAGATATGGAAGCGCAAAAATCCCAGAAGGAAAGTAAAAACGCTCAATGACATGGGGATGGTCTGCCAAAAAATAGGGCAATACGAGCAAGCATTAGGATACTACCAGCGAGCGCTAGAAATAGCACAAGAAAGTGAGGATCGCACCAGCGTTGCCGAAACTTTTAACAACATTGGGGTATTCTACCAAAAACTGGGGCAATACCAACAGGCGCTGGAATTTTACCAACAGGCATTAACTCTCCAACTCGAAATCGGCGATCGCAATGGAGAAGCAAGTACTCTCAACAATATTGGGGTAGCTTACGAATCTATAGGAGACTACCAGCAGACGCTGGAATATTACCGGCAGGCGCTGGCGATTTTGCCGGACTTCAGCGTAAGGAAAAAGAAAGATGTGATGCTCAATAACATTGGTGCAGTCTACCAAAAATTGGGGCAGCACGAACGGGCGCTAGGCTTTTACCAGCAGGCGCTGCTTATCCGACAGGAAAATGGCCAAGGGACTGAAAAGGGAACATTTTATAACAATATTGGGGTAGTTCAGCAAGAACTAGAGCAACACCACCAGGCGTTGCAATCCTACCAGCAGGCATTAGTTATCGAGCAGGAAATTGGCGATCGGGCGGGGGAAGGAACAGCCCTGAACAACATTGGGGAAATCTACCGCATCTGGGAACAATATGAAAAGGCGCTGGAATATTATCGACAATCACTGGCTATTCAGCAGGAAATTAACAACAGAGCCGGAGAACAGTTAACACTGGCTAATATAGCCCTTGTCTACGAAAGCCAGGGCGATACAGCAGTTGCCATTAGCTTCTATCAACAGGCGATCTCTGTCACAGAATCTATTCAACGCGAACTAAAGATTGAAGAGTTGAAAGCCAGTTTTGCTAGTCAGCAGATAAATACTTATGAAAAGCTCATCATCCTGCTGAGGACAGAAAGTCGCTTCCAAGAAGTCTTTAACTACATCGAACGTTCGCGGGCGAGAGCTTTCCTCGACCAGTTAGCAAATGGCCCGATTAACTTCCGCATTGGTGCTAACGCCAAAGTTTTACAGAAAGAGGAGAGGCTCAAAGCACAAATGGCATCCCTCCATATCAAACTGGCTAATCTATTAAAACAAGAGCGATCGCTCCAACATCAGATCTCTTCACTCCGTAGTGCCTTAGTCAAACTTCGCTCTCCTCTGAATAACAGCTTAGACACAGAAGCGATTGTTGAAGTGCAAAAACAATTGAGCGATCGGGAAAAAGAATACACCAAGCTGCTAACCCAACTTAAACTGCAAAATCCTGAAATTGCCTCTTTAGTCAGCACTGATGTAGCCACCCTAGATGAAATCCAAAGCTTACTTGACCCCGACACTACCCTGATCGAGTATTTCGTCACCGAAAACTTCACTCTCGCTTTTATCATCAAAAGTCAAGGTTTCGGGTGTATTGGCTTTAACGTCAATCGGCAAGATTTGACCAAGAAAATCGATGCGTTTCGTCGTTTCCCCAATTTAAACAACCCGTATCCGAAAAACCTGCAACAGCTGTATGAATGGCTCATCACCCCACTTAAACCTCACCTGAACACTTCCCATTTAGCGATCGTCCCTCACGGCATTTTGCACTATCTGCCCTTTGCCGCCCTCACCGACGGACAGCGCTATCTGTGCGATGATTACTCCATAGTAACTCTCCCTTCTGCCAGCGTATTGCGCTTTCTGCCTTCTAAACGCAAGCCTTCCACGGGTAAAGTTTTAGCTTTAGGTAACCCCAGCACGACAGAACCGTTGCCTGCCCTGCATTATGCCGAACAGGAAGTCAATACTATTACACAACTTTACGGCACCCAACCGCTAGTTGGTGCAGATGCCACTGAAACTGCCATATTCTCCCAAGCTGCAAGTGCTGAAATCTTACACATAGCGGCGCATGGGAAGTACAATTCCCACAATCCCTTATTCAGTACCCTCTATCTTGCACCAGACGATCGACATGATGGACGCTTGGAAGTGCATGATATTTACGGGCTTGATTTGACATCAGCCACCAATTTGGTAGTTTTGAGCGCCTGCCAGACCCAACTGGGGGAATTGAGCAAAGGAGACGAAGTGGTAGGACTCAACAGAGCCTTTCTCTATGCCGGAACGCCCAGTGTAATGGCCAGCCTGTGGAGCGTCGATGACAAAGTAACAGGATTGTTAATGGAGCGATTCTACACCCATCTGCGGTCTGGGATGACTAAAGCGATCGCGCTGCGTCAAGCTCAGATGGATATACGAGCCGAGTATCCCCATCCTTATTATTGGGCTGCTTTTGTGTTGGTGGGAGATGGCGGTAGTATGAACAACAATCAGTAG
- a CDS encoding protein kinase domain-containing protein has protein sequence MFSIAANIIRSGMQLQERYLVTRQLGKGGFGLTFEVDDGGKLKVIKILLTNYPKAVSLFQREAEVLSQLRHPGIPKVESDGYFTFLPEGNLEPLHCLVMEKIDGANLQDWLSCEQHISQEQAIDWLKQLAEILDKVHSQQYFHRDIKPSNIMLKPDGQLVLIDFGAVREVTETYLEKLDEKGVTGINSPGYTPVEQSEGEAVLQSDFFALGRTFVHLLTGKHPLKFIKNSQTGELIWREDAPQISESFANLLDYLMATFPGQRPQNANLILECLRAIESGVSDLEPSLPSVKIAPITKRSHTRRRIQFSLVALFLLALFGWRFGLPRIAIAYNDRGVEDYLANQPNQALLNFNTALRFDPDFAEAYYNRGAIYENLRDFDRARSEYQIAAKGGIPEAYNNLARLYILKKDYAAAIDLIGQGMKQAKVTKEMKYVLHKNLGWARLEQHRYPEAKEHLQIAINSDGDRAAAYCLLAQVLEAQGDMKGALVKWKSCRQYASQYKPDEDTWMGIADKRLAAGEKK, from the coding sequence ATGTTTTCAATTGCCGCAAACATAATTCGATCGGGAATGCAACTGCAAGAGCGCTATCTTGTCACTCGACAGTTAGGTAAAGGCGGTTTTGGTCTTACTTTCGAGGTGGATGATGGCGGAAAATTAAAAGTTATAAAAATTTTGCTGACAAACTATCCAAAAGCGGTTTCCCTATTTCAGCGAGAAGCCGAAGTATTAAGTCAACTGCGTCATCCGGGAATTCCCAAAGTAGAGTCAGATGGTTATTTCACCTTTTTACCCGAAGGAAACCTAGAGCCATTACACTGCTTAGTAATGGAAAAAATTGATGGTGCAAATTTGCAAGATTGGCTCAGTTGCGAGCAACATATCTCCCAAGAACAAGCGATTGACTGGTTAAAACAGCTAGCAGAAATTTTGGATAAAGTCCACAGTCAGCAGTATTTTCATCGGGATATCAAGCCATCTAATATCATGCTGAAACCGGATGGACAGTTAGTACTGATTGACTTTGGTGCGGTGCGAGAAGTTACGGAAACTTATTTGGAAAAATTAGACGAAAAGGGGGTAACAGGAATTAATTCTCCAGGTTATACGCCAGTAGAGCAATCCGAAGGAGAAGCCGTGCTGCAATCAGATTTTTTTGCATTAGGGCGTACCTTTGTTCATTTACTAACAGGCAAACATCCCCTCAAGTTTATTAAAAACTCTCAAACGGGTGAATTAATTTGGCGAGAAGATGCTCCTCAGATATCGGAATCGTTTGCTAATTTGCTCGATTACTTGATGGCTACTTTTCCAGGACAGCGACCTCAAAATGCTAATCTGATTTTAGAATGTCTGAGAGCGATAGAATCAGGTGTGAGCGATTTAGAGCCGAGTCTTCCTTCTGTTAAGATAGCACCAATAACCAAGCGATCGCACACCCGTCGGAGAATTCAGTTCTCTTTAGTAGCTTTGTTTCTACTAGCGCTTTTTGGATGGCGGTTTGGGTTGCCTCGGATTGCTATTGCTTACAACGATCGCGGAGTAGAAGATTACCTTGCCAATCAACCAAATCAGGCTCTTTTAAACTTCAATACGGCACTTAGGTTTGACCCAGATTTTGCAGAAGCTTACTACAATCGGGGAGCTATTTACGAGAACTTGCGAGATTTCGATCGCGCCCGCAGCGAATACCAAATAGCAGCGAAAGGGGGAATACCTGAAGCATACAATAACTTGGCTCGATTGTATATTCTGAAAAAAGATTATGCCGCAGCTATTGACTTAATCGGGCAAGGAATGAAGCAAGCCAAAGTTACTAAAGAAATGAAATATGTCTTGCATAAAAACTTAGGCTGGGCTAGACTGGAACAACATCGCTATCCAGAGGCTAAAGAACACCTCCAGATAGCTATTAACTCCGATGGCGATCGCGCTGCTGCCTACTGTCTGTTGGCTCAAGTTTTAGAAGCCCAAGGGGACATGAAAGGAGCTTTGGTGAAATGGAAAAGTTGTCGTCAGTATGCCTCCCAGTACAAGCCAGATGAGGACACTTGGATGGGTATAGCTGACAAACGGTTAGCAGCAGGAGAAAAGAAATGA
- a CDS encoding NB-ARC domain-containing protein: protein MSSQYIRMPTLKASQQGLAKIRQARTKRGWPVSDRKWLEEASLVLGINWENKGYLADGISEGTWSRFLAGKCPINTDAFHAYCEVLGLNWEDIVDRDRVRCQDWDSAPDVSVFYGRLEELATLEEWIVKNRCRLIALVGMGGIGKTSLAAKIAAQIQDEFEFLIWRSLHDAPSIEHLLYDLIQFLSNQQKTELNSSFEGSVSHLIDCLQKHRCLLILDNWEPVLGTCKMAGQYRKGYEVYGELIKRVGESQHHSCLVLTSREKPGVIAALEGPNLLVRSLKLTGLGEATRDILKEKGLHEENLWSELIQPYRGNPLALKIVAATIHDLFGGSISDFLMQNTLFLGDFEYLLYQQFHRLSELEKELMYGISMSLTSRTISQLRSNIQEEISSSQLIKALESLERKSLIEKVKEENETSFTLQPMVMKYVKTHYSRC from the coding sequence ATGTCCAGTCAGTATATACGTATGCCTACTCTCAAAGCTTCTCAGCAGGGACTCGCGAAAATTAGACAAGCCAGAACTAAAAGGGGGTGGCCCGTAAGCGATCGCAAATGGCTAGAGGAAGCAAGCCTGGTTTTGGGAATAAACTGGGAAAATAAGGGATATCTAGCCGATGGCATCTCTGAAGGCACTTGGAGTCGGTTTTTGGCTGGGAAGTGTCCCATTAATACAGATGCTTTTCACGCTTACTGCGAAGTTTTGGGACTCAATTGGGAGGATATAGTCGATCGCGATCGAGTTCGGTGTCAAGATTGGGATAGCGCACCCGATGTGTCTGTTTTCTACGGACGCCTAGAAGAATTGGCGACGCTAGAGGAATGGATTGTAAAGAATCGTTGCCGTTTGATCGCGCTGGTGGGGATGGGAGGAATTGGTAAAACGTCTCTAGCGGCGAAGATTGCCGCACAAATTCAGGATGAATTTGAGTTTCTTATCTGGCGAAGTTTGCATGATGCGCCATCGATCGAACATCTTTTATATGACTTAATTCAGTTCTTATCTAATCAGCAGAAAACCGAGTTAAATTCCAGCTTTGAAGGTAGCGTTTCCCATTTAATCGATTGTTTGCAAAAACACCGATGTTTGCTGATATTAGATAATTGGGAACCTGTTTTAGGCACTTGCAAAATGGCTGGTCAATATCGAAAAGGGTATGAGGTTTATGGTGAGTTAATCAAGCGGGTAGGTGAATCGCAGCATCATAGCTGCTTAGTCTTGACTAGCCGAGAGAAACCCGGAGTAATTGCAGCATTAGAAGGCCCAAACCTATTGGTTCGTTCTTTAAAATTAACTGGTTTGGGAGAAGCCACACGAGATATCCTCAAAGAGAAAGGTTTGCATGAAGAAAACCTATGGTCAGAACTGATTCAACCATATAGAGGTAATCCTTTAGCATTAAAAATAGTGGCGGCAACAATTCACGATTTATTTGGCGGAAGTATTTCTGATTTTTTAATGCAGAACACCCTATTTTTGGGAGATTTTGAATATTTGTTATATCAGCAATTTCATCGTTTATCGGAATTAGAAAAAGAACTTATGTACGGAATATCAATGAGTTTAACTTCAAGAACTATTTCTCAATTGCGAAGTAATATCCAGGAAGAAATTTCGTCATCTCAATTAATTAAAGCATTGGAATCCTTAGAACGAAAGTCTTTGATTGAAAAAGTAAAAGAAGAAAACGAAACTTCTTTTACTCTTCAGCCGATGGTGATGAAGTATGTGAAAACTCATTATTCTCGTTGTTAA
- a CDS encoding TIGR00300 family protein, whose protein sequence is MNSPIRFLMCPPDHYDVDYVINPWMEGNIHKSSRDRAVEQWQNLHHILKDHAVVDLVKPQKGWPDLVFTANAGLVLGQNVVLSRFYHKERQGEEPYFKEWFSSQGYTVYELPKDLPFEGAGDALLDREGRWLWAGYGFRSELDSHPYLAKWLDIEVLSLRLTDERFYHLDTCFCPLAGGYLLYYPPAFDSYSNRMIEMRVPPEKRIAIEEADAVNFACNAVNVDSVVIMNKTSDSLKQRLTDAGFQVIQTSLTEFLKAGGAAKCLTLRVTEPVGTEVHANVSVESRTIRMEGHLLDSGLISRALDLVVENGGSFQVLNFNLGEQRQSTSSADVKVSAPSHEIMEEIMSLLIDLGALPPPQEVCDVNTQPVIQNGVAPDDFYVTTIYPTEVRVNGQWVKVQNQRMDGAIAITYSSDSPVARCKLLRDLEVGEDVIVGVEGIRTIRKTESREQRNTQEFSFMGSGVSSERRVELVVEQIAWELRQIRDQNGKVVVTAGPVVIHTGGGEHLSHLIREGYVQALLGGNAIAVHDIEQSTMGTSLGVDMKRGVAVRGGHRHHLKVINAIRRCGSIPKAVELGMIDNGVMYECVRNNIPFALAGSIRDDGPLPDTQMDLIKAQEEYARLLEGADMILMLSSMLHSIGVGNMTPAGVKMVCVDINPAVVTKLSDRGSIESVGVVTDVGLFLSLLVQQLDKLTSPYRATHTV, encoded by the coding sequence TCCGATTCGCTTCCTCATGTGCCCGCCCGACCACTACGACGTAGATTATGTGATCAATCCCTGGATGGAAGGGAATATTCACAAATCCTCCCGCGATCGGGCCGTCGAACAGTGGCAAAATCTTCATCACATCCTCAAAGACCACGCCGTTGTGGATTTGGTCAAACCCCAAAAGGGTTGGCCCGATCTGGTGTTTACCGCTAACGCCGGTCTAGTCTTGGGTCAAAACGTCGTCCTCAGTCGCTTTTACCACAAAGAACGACAAGGGGAAGAACCTTATTTCAAAGAGTGGTTCTCCTCACAAGGCTACACCGTTTACGAACTGCCGAAAGACCTGCCCTTTGAAGGTGCTGGTGACGCCCTGCTAGACCGGGAAGGGCGCTGGTTGTGGGCGGGATACGGCTTCCGATCGGAACTCGACTCCCACCCGTACCTGGCAAAATGGCTCGATATAGAGGTACTTTCGCTGCGGCTTACAGATGAGCGGTTCTATCACCTGGATACCTGCTTCTGTCCTCTGGCTGGCGGCTATTTGCTCTACTATCCACCAGCATTTGATTCTTACTCGAATCGCATGATTGAAATGCGGGTTCCGCCAGAAAAGCGGATTGCTATTGAGGAAGCGGATGCTGTCAATTTCGCTTGTAATGCGGTCAACGTGGATAGCGTTGTCATTATGAACAAGACGAGTGACAGTTTGAAACAGCGCTTGACTGACGCTGGCTTTCAGGTAATACAAACGTCGCTAACGGAATTTCTCAAAGCTGGTGGGGCTGCTAAGTGCCTGACGCTGCGGGTGACGGAACCTGTGGGGACGGAAGTTCACGCCAATGTATCGGTGGAAAGTCGCACGATTCGGATGGAAGGTCACTTGCTGGACTCCGGTCTGATCAGTCGCGCCTTAGACTTGGTTGTGGAAAACGGCGGTAGTTTCCAAGTTCTCAATTTCAATTTGGGAGAACAACGACAAAGTACCTCTTCGGCAGATGTGAAGGTATCGGCTCCTTCTCATGAAATCATGGAAGAGATTATGAGCCTGTTGATCGACTTGGGTGCTTTACCTCCGCCGCAAGAAGTTTGCGATGTCAACACCCAACCTGTCATCCAAAATGGTGTGGCTCCCGATGATTTTTATGTTACTACTATTTATCCGACGGAAGTGCGGGTGAATGGTCAGTGGGTGAAGGTGCAAAATCAGCGCATGGATGGCGCGATCGCAATTACTTACAGCTCTGATAGCCCAGTGGCTCGCTGTAAGCTGCTGCGGGATCTGGAAGTGGGGGAAGACGTAATTGTGGGTGTGGAAGGTATCCGCACGATCCGCAAAACGGAATCCCGCGAACAACGGAATACCCAAGAATTCAGCTTTATGGGGTCAGGTGTTTCCAGCGAACGTCGGGTGGAATTGGTTGTGGAACAAATCGCCTGGGAACTGCGCCAAATTCGCGACCAAAACGGCAAAGTAGTGGTAACGGCAGGGCCGGTAGTAATTCATACTGGCGGTGGCGAACATCTGTCCCATCTGATTCGGGAAGGTTATGTCCAGGCGTTGTTGGGCGGAAATGCGATCGCAGTCCACGACATCGAACAATCCACGATGGGTACATCTTTGGGTGTGGATATGAAACGCGGCGTCGCCGTGCGAGGCGGACACCGACACCACCTGAAGGTAATTAACGCCATCCGTCGCTGCGGTAGTATTCCCAAAGCTGTTGAACTAGGCATGATTGACAACGGGGTGATGTACGAGTGCGTTCGCAACAACATACCATTCGCCCTTGCCGGTTCGATCAGAGATGATGGCCCATTGCCGGATACTCAGATGGATTTGATTAAGGCGCAGGAAGAGTATGCCCGGTTGTTGGAAGGTGCAGACATGATTTTGATGCTGTCTTCCATGCTGCATTCGATCGGTGTGGGCAATATGACACCTGCTGGAGTGAAGATGGTTTGTGTCGATATTAACCCAGCTGTAGTGACGAAATTGAGCGATCGGGGTTCGATCGAATCCGTCGGCGTCGTCACAGATGTCGGATTATTCCTCAGTTTGTTAGTCCAACAATTGGATAAATTGACCAGTCCTTATCGCGCTACTCACACCGTTTAA